In Triticum urartu cultivar G1812 unplaced genomic scaffold, Tu2.1 TuUngrouped_contig_5211, whole genome shotgun sequence, a genomic segment contains:
- the LOC125528914 gene encoding cytochrome P450 709B2-like: MEPNIGQALAAVLTLLVTTRALWYLLWRPYAIARWFGRQGIRGPPYKFLVGSLPECQRMVVAGRAKDLDTSSHDCVTTVQPFFRKWASLYGKTFLYWLGPTPALCCTDMELVKKVLTDRTDMFQKDYLNPSLDPVLGNGVVFANGDDWKRRRKFIHPAFNQGTIKAMSEITLECTQRTMERWRAKIQESSRQQTEIDMSHDSDEIAMSVIARMMLGKNYKEAWEVLVAGKEQLKLATYAFADPPVTGFKYLPTPRNRRTWQLDKLVRSKISRIIEARLGSSIYEDDLLGQMLQLQACSKTQTLSTEEMVGECRTFFAAGYDTSASLITWAMFLLASYPQWQEMVREEVVREYPAHHLPLVDSPGKLKLLNMLLLETLRLYGPIAFLQRKTSSDTTLAHMKVLKGTMITIPLVMLHRDKDVWGPDADMFNPMRFQNGFLKAAKHSHALLAFSCGPRVCAGQNFAMVEVQIVIATILKSFSFSLSPTYVHKPSNFITLTPRYGLPLIVRKLQQAV, encoded by the exons ATGGAGCCTAACATAGGGCAAGCCCTGGCCGCTGTCCTCACGCTGCTGGTGACCACGAGAGCACTGTGGTATCTGCTCTGGAGGCCGTATGCCATAGCCAGGTGGTTCGGGCGGCAGGGCATTAGAGGTCCGCCTTACAAATTCCTGGTTGGGTCCCTGCCGGAGTGCCAAAGGATGGTTGTTGCCGGGAGAGCCAAGGATCTGGACACCAGCTCCCACGACTGCGTCACTACGGTGCAACCCTTCTTCCGTAAATGGGCCTCCCTGTATG GAAAAACATTCCTGTACTGGCTGGGACCGACACCAGCACTGTGTTGTACAGACATGGAGCTGGTGAAGAAAGTGTTAACCGACAGGACAGACATGTTCCAAAAGGACTATTTGAACCCAAGCTTGGATCCAGTTCTGGGGAACGGGGTCGTGTTCGCAAACGGAGACGACTGGAAGCGGCGCCGCAAATTCATCCACCCTGCTTTCAACCAAGGGACGATCAAG GCCATGTCAGAAATAACGTTGGAGTGCACACAGCGGACAATGGAACGGTGGCGCGCAAAAATTCAAGAGAGCAGCAGGCAGCAGACCGAGATAGACATGAGTCACGACTCTGACGAAATAGCCATGAGTGTCATTGCACGAATGATGTTGGGCAAGAACTACAAGGAGGCCTGGGAGGTGCTGGTCGCCGGTAAAGAGCAGTTGAAGCTTGCCACATATGCTTTTGCGGATCCTCCGGTAACTGGATTCAA GTACCTGCCGACACCTCGCAACCGTCGGACGTGGCAACTTGACAAGCTTGTGAGAAGCAAGATCTCACGGATCATAGAGGCACGActtggtagcagcatctacgaagACGACCTGCTGGGGCAGATGCTGCAGCTGCAGGCATGTAGCAAGACCCAGACTCTGAGCACCGAGGAAATGGTCGGCGAGTGCAGGACCTTCTTCGCGGCTGGGTACGATACCAGCGCCAGCCTCATTACCTGGGCGATGTTCCTGCTGGCCAGCTACCCACAGTGGCAGGAGATGGTCAGGGAGGAGGTCGTCCGGGAATATCCTGCTCACCACCTGCCCTTAGTTGATTCCCCTGGCAAACTGAAGCTG CTTAACATGTTGCTCTTGGAGACACTGAGGCTCTATGGCCCCATAGCTTTCCTACAGAGGAAGACTTCCTCAGACACCACCCTCGCGCACATGAAGGTGCTGAAAGGAACTATGATAACAATACCGTTGGTGATGTTGCACCGGGACAAAGATGTCTGGGGGCCTGACGCTGACATGTTTAACCCCATGAGGTTCCAGAATGGCTTCTTGAAGGCCGCCAAGCATTCGCACGCGCTGTTGGCCTTCTCATGCGGTCCTAGGGTCTGTGCTGGGCAGAATTTCGCCATGGTTGAGGTGCAGATCGTGATAGCCACCATCCTGAAGAGTTTCTCCTTCTCCCTGTCCCCTACTTATGTGCACAAGCCCAGCAATTTCATCACTCTGACGCCCAGGTACGGGCTCCCTCTCATCGTGAGGAAACTGCAGCAGGCTGTGTGA